The following are encoded in a window of Leptolyngbya sp. CCY15150 genomic DNA:
- a CDS encoding WcaF family extracellular polysaccharide biosynthesis acetyltransferase: protein MVNLSTYRTGSFQRGRSGWVVMLWWLVQAIAFPLTPHPCNGLRVALLRLFGARLGQGVVIRPTARITFPWRVAIGDHSWIGDHVVLYSLAPIHIGCHCVISQRSYLCTGSHDIASSQFDLQTAPITVGNGAWIAADCFIAAGVTIGANAVVGVRSTVLSSLPNQWICWGTPCRPHHPRIMQSQDAG, encoded by the coding sequence ATGGTCAATTTGTCCACCTACCGCACTGGCTCCTTTCAGCGAGGGCGATCCGGCTGGGTGGTGATGCTGTGGTGGCTTGTGCAAGCGATCGCCTTTCCCCTAACGCCCCATCCCTGCAATGGCCTACGCGTGGCCCTGCTGCGATTGTTCGGAGCCCGCCTCGGGCAAGGGGTTGTGATTCGCCCCACCGCTCGAATTACCTTTCCCTGGCGAGTGGCGATCGGTGACCATAGCTGGATTGGCGACCACGTGGTGCTCTACAGCCTGGCTCCTATCCACATCGGCTGCCACTGCGTGATTTCCCAACGCAGCTATCTATGCACCGGTAGTCACGATATTGCATCGTCCCAGTTTGATCTACAAACAGCGCCGATCACCGTCGGCAACGGCGCATGGATCGCCGCCGATTGCTTCATCGCTGCCGGGGTCACCATTGGCGCAAATGCCGTGGTCGGCGTTCGCAGTACCGTCCTCAGCTCGTTACCCAACCAATGGATATGCTGGGGCACTCCCTGCCGTCCCCATCATCCCCGCATTATGCAATCCCAGGACGCTGGCTAG
- the recF gene encoding DNA replication/repair protein RecF, with product MYLKSLHLRHFRNYHDQAVMFQAPKTILVGDNAQGKSNLLEAVELLATLRSHRASRDRDLVQDDQATGSITATLDRDTGPVDLSILVRSSGRRTLRHNGQPLRRQVDFLGVMNAVQFSSLDLELVRGGPGLRRDWLDVLLTQLEPIYAHLLQQYNATLRQRNALLRQVHGGLAADPTQLAIWDSQLATIGTHVIRRRARAIHRIAPIAAHWHHAISDRTETLDMRYAPNVFLAQDDPIAIQQAFLDQIQQRAIAEQHQGTTLVGPHRDDVDFRINRTPARQYGSQGQQRTLVLSIKLAELKLIEMVIGEPPLLLLDDVLAELDLTRQNKLLETIQDRFQTLITTTHLSAFDAQWLRSSHVLTVQAGRIKT from the coding sequence ATGTATTTGAAATCTTTGCACCTCCGCCACTTTCGTAATTACCACGACCAAGCGGTGATGTTTCAAGCGCCCAAAACCATCTTGGTGGGCGACAATGCCCAGGGAAAATCCAATCTACTAGAGGCGGTGGAACTGCTGGCAACCTTGCGATCGCACCGAGCTAGCCGCGATCGCGACTTGGTGCAAGATGACCAAGCCACGGGCTCCATCACCGCTACCCTCGATCGGGACACCGGGCCGGTCGATCTATCCATCCTGGTGCGCAGCAGCGGTCGCCGCACCCTGCGCCATAACGGCCAGCCCCTGCGCCGCCAGGTTGATTTTCTGGGCGTGATGAATGCCGTCCAGTTTTCCAGCTTAGACCTAGAACTGGTGCGTGGTGGGCCAGGTCTACGGCGCGATTGGCTAGATGTGCTCCTCACCCAGCTCGAACCCATCTACGCCCATCTGCTCCAGCAATATAACGCCACCCTGCGGCAGCGCAATGCCCTGCTGCGCCAAGTCCATGGCGGTCTCGCCGCCGATCCAACCCAACTGGCCATTTGGGACAGTCAGTTGGCCACCATCGGCACCCACGTCATCCGCCGTCGGGCCCGAGCCATTCACCGCATTGCGCCCATTGCCGCCCATTGGCACCACGCCATCAGCGATCGCACCGAAACCCTAGACATGCGCTATGCCCCCAATGTCTTCCTAGCCCAGGATGATCCCATCGCCATTCAGCAAGCCTTTTTAGACCAAATCCAGCAGCGGGCGATCGCTGAACAGCACCAAGGCACCACCCTCGTTGGCCCCCACCGAGATGATGTGGACTTTCGCATCAACCGCACCCCAGCCCGTCAGTATGGCTCCCAAGGACAACAGCGCACCTTAGTCCTGTCGATTAAACTGGCGGAACTGAAACTCATTGAAATGGTGATCGGCGAACCACCGCTGTTGCTCCTCGATGATGTGCTGGCAGAGCTGGATCTCACCCGCCAGAACAAACTGCTGGAGACCATTCAAGATCGCTTTCAAACCCTGATCACCACCACCCACCTCAGCGCCTTCGATGCCCAGTGGCTGCGATCGTCCCATGTCTTGACCGTACAAGCCGGCAGGATTAAAACTTAG
- a CDS encoding cation-translocating P-type ATPase, translating into MTPDFASTNPGSHAATAWHTLDLEHALARLESDRYQGLTHAEVKARQKVYGLNELEERGGRSTFRILLDQFTNIMLLMLMAVAVVSAILDIRNDNFPKDAIAIFLIVVLNGILGYLQESRAEKALAALKQLSAPTVRVLRDGKVSEVEAKYLVPGDIMLLDAGRQISADGLLLEASNLQVRESSLTGEAEAVMKQTTQPLDAEASLGDRTNMVFQGTEVINGRGTVLITSTGMKTELGRIATMLQDVEADPTPLQLRMTQLGNVLVGSSLVLVALVVVGGVLYAGRDAFEDLLEVSLSMAVAVVPEGLPAVITVTLALGTQRMVKRHALIRKLPAVETLGSVTTICSDKTGTLTQNKMVVQQVELMGESGSIELTVTGDGYEPAGECRQGDRAIAPQDFPALQALMAACVLCNDAILQEQSEGWSILGDPTEGALLTLAGKIQFEQSTWTEQFPRQVEFPFTSERKRMSVVVPTQGRYGNRDVPHLSTVLNTDCSSVLFCKGSPELILEQCTQVQLGDRPEPLTAELRQHILDQNNQLAGRGLRVLGFAYRPLDDIPPERSEQTAEQSLIWLGLVGMLDAPRPEVREAVKRCRQAGIRPIMITGDHQLTARAIAEDLGIAEPGTLVLTGRELEHLDTQELEAHVKRVSVYARVSPEHKLRIVRALQRQGKIVAMTGDGVNDAPALKQANIGIAMGITGTDVSKEASDMVLLDDNFASIVAATEEGRVVYSNIRRFVKYVLGSNIGEVLTIAASPILVPGGGVPLIPLQILWMNLVTDGLPALALAVEPAEPNVMQRPPHDPQENIFARGLGSYMLRIGVVFAIITITLMVFSFHFTMREGHPERWKTMVFTMLCLSQMGHAIAVRSSSRLTIEMNPFSNVYVWGAVLVTTVLQLMLIYVEPLRLFFGTQVLNATELAICFGFSTLLFVWVELEKLFIRWYRSGKG; encoded by the coding sequence ATGACACCAGATTTTGCATCTACGAACCCAGGCTCTCATGCAGCTACCGCCTGGCACACGCTGGATCTGGAGCACGCACTTGCACGCTTAGAAAGCGATCGCTATCAAGGACTAACTCATGCTGAAGTAAAAGCGCGGCAGAAGGTTTATGGGCTCAATGAGTTAGAAGAACGGGGCGGGCGCAGCACCTTCAGAATTTTGCTGGATCAGTTCACCAACATCATGCTGTTGATGTTGATGGCGGTGGCCGTCGTCTCTGCCATTTTAGATATTCGCAATGACAACTTTCCTAAGGATGCGATCGCCATTTTTCTGATCGTCGTCCTCAATGGCATTCTGGGCTACCTGCAAGAAAGTCGTGCCGAAAAGGCTCTTGCCGCTCTCAAGCAATTATCAGCGCCTACCGTGCGAGTTTTGCGAGATGGCAAGGTGAGTGAGGTAGAGGCGAAGTATCTGGTGCCGGGAGACATCATGCTGCTTGATGCCGGACGGCAGATTTCCGCCGATGGGCTGTTACTGGAAGCGAGCAATCTCCAAGTGCGGGAGTCGTCGCTCACGGGAGAGGCGGAAGCGGTGATGAAGCAAACCACCCAGCCGCTGGATGCAGAAGCCTCCCTGGGCGATCGCACCAATATGGTGTTTCAGGGCACAGAGGTGATCAACGGTCGTGGCACCGTGTTGATCACCAGCACCGGCATGAAAACAGAGCTAGGACGCATTGCCACTATGCTGCAGGATGTGGAGGCGGATCCCACACCGCTGCAACTGCGCATGACCCAGCTCGGCAATGTCCTAGTGGGTAGCTCCTTGGTTCTAGTTGCGCTGGTTGTTGTGGGTGGGGTGCTCTATGCCGGGCGGGATGCGTTTGAAGATCTGCTAGAAGTATCTCTGAGTATGGCAGTAGCTGTCGTCCCAGAGGGGCTGCCCGCCGTGATTACCGTCACCCTCGCCCTTGGCACCCAGCGGATGGTGAAACGCCATGCCCTCATTCGTAAACTGCCCGCCGTGGAAACCTTGGGTTCTGTAACCACCATCTGTTCGGATAAAACCGGCACCCTCACTCAAAACAAAATGGTGGTGCAGCAAGTGGAGTTGATGGGGGAGTCGGGCTCCATCGAACTCACCGTCACCGGCGATGGCTATGAGCCTGCTGGGGAATGCCGACAGGGGGATAGGGCGATCGCTCCCCAAGACTTCCCAGCCCTCCAAGCCTTGATGGCTGCCTGTGTGCTGTGCAACGATGCGATCCTGCAGGAACAGAGCGAGGGCTGGAGTATTTTGGGCGATCCGACAGAAGGAGCCCTGCTCACCCTAGCGGGCAAGATCCAGTTTGAACAATCCACATGGACGGAACAGTTTCCCCGCCAAGTAGAATTTCCGTTCACTTCTGAGCGGAAACGCATGAGCGTTGTGGTGCCCACCCAGGGTCGCTACGGCAATCGGGATGTTCCCCATCTATCTACGGTGCTGAATACCGATTGCTCCTCGGTTTTATTCTGTAAGGGATCACCAGAACTCATTCTGGAGCAATGCACCCAGGTTCAGCTAGGCGATCGCCCTGAACCGCTCACAGCCGAGCTACGGCAGCATATCCTCGATCAAAATAATCAACTAGCCGGCCGAGGGCTGCGGGTGTTGGGATTTGCCTATCGCCCTCTAGACGACATACCGCCAGAGCGATCGGAGCAAACGGCCGAACAATCCTTAATCTGGCTTGGTCTGGTGGGGATGCTGGATGCGCCGCGTCCGGAAGTGCGGGAGGCGGTGAAGCGCTGTCGGCAAGCGGGTATTCGGCCGATTATGATTACCGGCGATCATCAACTCACCGCCAGGGCGATCGCTGAAGATTTGGGCATTGCTGAACCCGGCACCTTGGTGCTCACCGGTCGCGAACTCGAACACCTAGATACCCAAGAGCTAGAAGCCCATGTCAAGCGCGTCAGTGTCTATGCCAGGGTGTCTCCTGAACATAAGCTGCGGATTGTCCGCGCCCTGCAGCGTCAAGGCAAAATTGTGGCGATGACCGGCGATGGCGTTAACGATGCCCCGGCGCTGAAGCAGGCCAATATCGGCATCGCCATGGGCATCACTGGCACCGATGTCAGCAAAGAAGCTAGCGATATGGTGTTGCTGGATGACAACTTTGCCAGCATCGTAGCGGCAACGGAGGAGGGGCGAGTGGTCTATTCCAATATCCGTCGCTTTGTAAAGTACGTCTTGGGCTCCAACATTGGCGAGGTATTGACGATCGCTGCCTCACCCATCCTGGTGCCTGGGGGCGGTGTGCCGCTGATTCCTCTACAAATTCTTTGGATGAACTTGGTGACCGATGGCTTGCCGGCCCTGGCCCTGGCTGTAGAGCCTGCCGAACCGAATGTGATGCAGCGTCCACCCCACGACCCCCAAGAGAACATTTTTGCTCGGGGTCTCGGCAGCTACATGCTGCGCATTGGAGTGGTGTTCGCCATCATTACCATTACGCTGATGGTCTTTTCCTTTCACTTCACCATGCGCGAAGGGCATCCTGAACGATGGAAAACCATGGTGTTTACTATGCTCTGCCTTTCACAGATGGGGCATGCGATCGCTGTTCGCTCTAGCTCTCGTCTGACCATTGAGATGAATCCCTTTTCCAACGTGTATGTGTGGGGTGCTGTCTTGGTGACGACAGTGCTGCAACTGATGCTGATCTATGTTGAACCCCTGCGCCTATTTTTTGGCACCCAAGTGTTGAATGCAACGGAACTAGCGATATGCTTCGGATTTAGCACCCTCTTATTTGTCTGGGTTGAACTCGAAAAACTATTCATTCGATGGTATCGCTCGGGTAAGGGCTAA
- a CDS encoding DUF2283 domain-containing protein: MKIHYDAEVDVLSIIFIDTTVITKYLEKGIAVDYAEDGQLAGIEVLAATKQFGGKSTLQQVVIEGLGLASSGF, encoded by the coding sequence ATGAAGATTCATTACGATGCTGAGGTGGATGTGTTGAGTATCATCTTTATCGATACGACGGTGATCACCAAGTATCTCGAAAAGGGGATCGCGGTGGACTATGCAGAGGATGGGCAACTGGCTGGGATTGAGGTTTTGGCAGCAACCAAGCAGTTTGGCGGCAAATCTACCCTACAGCAAGTCGTGATTGAGGGGCTGGGTCTGGCTTCGTCAGGGTTCTAG
- a CDS encoding FHA domain-containing protein, translating into MIVCPNCNHQNPDGAVQCEACYTPLPEMASCPSCGASVQADASFCGQCGFDLRGGTAPVNESAAIPPTITPGLGLPDSPSTPDEMSFSPVNLEPLVEPEPLVEGLGIAESSPAMTPDSEEMPAPTPAPAPMEATAPSPSPAAASPAIGSTQLQLQTARLFHVQTNTTLELPPGLTVVHIGKPNDRVPPDIDVAGFPNSEIVSRIHADIRIEGDVHYIEDVGSSNGTYINNTPLPAGNRHRLRPGDRIALGKGDQVTFLFQMA; encoded by the coding sequence ATGATTGTTTGTCCTAACTGCAACCATCAAAACCCTGACGGCGCAGTCCAGTGTGAGGCCTGCTATACGCCTCTCCCTGAGATGGCAAGCTGTCCGAGTTGTGGTGCATCTGTTCAAGCCGATGCGAGTTTTTGCGGACAGTGTGGATTTGACTTGCGGGGCGGTACAGCACCGGTCAACGAGTCCGCCGCCATCCCTCCAACTATCACGCCAGGGCTTGGGCTCCCCGATTCCCCTAGTACCCCCGATGAGATGTCTTTCTCGCCGGTGAATCTGGAACCCCTCGTGGAACCAGAACCCTTAGTGGAAGGCCTAGGTATAGCTGAGTCTAGTCCAGCGATGACGCCAGACAGCGAAGAGATGCCAGCCCCAACGCCAGCACCGGCCCCGATGGAGGCTACCGCGCCGTCCCCCAGTCCAGCGGCGGCCAGCCCCGCCATCGGCTCAACCCAGCTCCAACTCCAAACCGCTCGGCTCTTCCATGTGCAAACCAACACCACCCTAGAGCTACCCCCAGGACTCACCGTAGTTCACATTGGTAAGCCCAACGATCGGGTGCCACCGGATATTGACGTGGCAGGATTTCCCAACTCGGAGATTGTGTCACGGATTCATGCAGATATTCGTATTGAGGGAGATGTCCATTACATTGAAGATGTGGGGAGCTCTAATGGAACTTACATCAACAACACGCCTCTTCCAGCCGGAAATCGTCATCGGCTTCGTCCGGGCGATCGCATTGCCCTTGGAAAAGGAGATCAGGTGACCTTCCTCTTTCAAATGGCCTAG
- a CDS encoding FHA domain-containing protein yields MITLFLLQPLKQIPAQIWTFENESVIRIGRSTDNHVVLYSAVVSRHHVELRRTGDNWEIVNLGTNGTYLDGKRITQVPAVDGAIIRLARSGPNIQIRMGTEALNTIPDVSSDRPLGEPLDDQLTDAEARETTGGMVNLSSVDDDEDMGIRGRSRRGTIPVPPHLQLTPDAPTVIQSFEKDPVAASTVAATRLRHPLTDVPSPGITNPTSAEEPTQVIHTVDTYQMTQVLGQGDIGITYLAWQKGQYFAVKTLNADWIGNVKANAALEYEGEILHQLDHPQLPRWINYFSVGIQPYLVMQLMPGDKLSQCINSHGPVSLAQAIAWILDICEVLSYLHQFTPPILHRGIRPNSLICPPEGKLALVDFGMVKTLALGQSIPAGRTAYTAPEQLDMAATPAVDLYALGPSLAYLVTGHNPVSFYGDRAQGYRFYADAVPGLHPELASVLDKLTDPNPDARYQSAHDLASDLRALSVS; encoded by the coding sequence GTGATTACTCTTTTTCTCCTGCAACCTCTTAAACAAATCCCGGCTCAAATCTGGACTTTCGAAAATGAGTCGGTGATTCGCATTGGCCGCTCTACGGATAACCACGTTGTGCTGTACAGCGCCGTGGTGTCTCGTCATCATGTCGAACTTCGTCGCACGGGCGATAACTGGGAGATTGTCAATCTAGGCACGAATGGTACGTACCTCGATGGCAAACGCATCACTCAGGTGCCCGCTGTAGACGGGGCCATTATTCGGCTAGCGCGATCGGGGCCAAATATTCAAATTCGCATGGGGACAGAGGCCCTCAACACTATCCCCGATGTATCCAGCGATCGCCCCCTAGGAGAGCCCTTAGACGATCAGCTAACAGACGCCGAAGCCAGGGAGACCACCGGCGGCATGGTGAACCTATCCTCCGTAGACGACGACGAGGACATGGGAATACGAGGGCGATCGCGCCGAGGCACCATCCCGGTTCCGCCTCACCTCCAGCTCACTCCGGATGCCCCCACCGTTATCCAAAGTTTTGAAAAAGATCCTGTGGCTGCGTCCACCGTGGCCGCTACCCGCCTGCGTCATCCCCTCACAGATGTCCCGTCTCCTGGCATCACGAACCCAACATCAGCCGAAGAGCCCACCCAGGTCATCCACACCGTCGATACCTATCAAATGACCCAGGTGCTAGGGCAGGGTGATATTGGCATCACCTACCTTGCCTGGCAGAAAGGGCAGTATTTTGCCGTCAAAACCCTAAATGCTGACTGGATTGGCAACGTCAAGGCCAATGCTGCCTTGGAGTATGAAGGTGAGATTCTCCACCAGCTTGACCATCCCCAACTACCGCGCTGGATCAACTATTTTTCCGTCGGCATCCAGCCCTACCTCGTGATGCAACTGATGCCCGGTGATAAGCTGTCCCAATGCATCAACTCCCACGGGCCGGTTTCCCTGGCCCAAGCGATCGCTTGGATTTTAGACATCTGTGAGGTGCTGTCCTACCTGCACCAGTTTACGCCTCCCATTTTGCATCGAGGCATTCGCCCCAACAGCTTGATCTGCCCACCCGAGGGCAAGCTAGCCCTTGTAGACTTTGGCATGGTGAAAACCCTAGCTCTAGGGCAAAGTATTCCCGCAGGACGTACCGCCTACACAGCGCCCGAACAGCTTGATATGGCCGCCACGCCAGCGGTTGACCTCTATGCCCTGGGGCCCAGCCTGGCCTACTTGGTGACCGGCCACAACCCGGTCTCGTTTTATGGCGATCGCGCTCAGGGCTATCGGTTTTATGCCGATGCCGTGCCAGGTCTCCATCCTGAACTAGCCTCTGTGCTAGATAAATTAACCGATCCCAATCCCGATGCGCGCTATCAATCGGCCCATGATTTAGCCAGCGACCTGCGAGCCCTATCGGTCAGTTGA
- the pgl gene encoding 6-phosphogluconolactonase, protein MDRHIQVLPDKGAIIQTALQLILERAQAAIAQRGRFTIALAGGGTPKPLYEALAQQSLPWDKVWIFWGDERYVPPTHPDSNEGMARQAWLNHVPIPAEQIVPMPTDADDPAIAAQRHNQQLLDLFQPPAGTMPSLDLILLGIGDDGHTASLFPHSAALTVSDRLVTVGNKDGQPRITFTAPFINQAATVLFLVAGASKQAALTEIFSDTGDDAVYPARLIRPQGELWWLLDTAAAQGVPSLL, encoded by the coding sequence ATGGATAGGCACATTCAGGTTTTGCCTGATAAAGGCGCGATTATACAAACGGCACTGCAACTCATTCTAGAGCGGGCCCAGGCAGCGATCGCCCAGCGAGGACGGTTCACCATTGCTCTAGCCGGTGGCGGAACGCCTAAACCGCTCTATGAAGCCCTAGCCCAGCAGTCGCTGCCCTGGGACAAGGTTTGGATCTTTTGGGGAGACGAACGCTACGTGCCGCCCACCCATCCCGATAGCAACGAAGGGATGGCCCGCCAGGCCTGGCTCAACCATGTGCCCATCCCCGCCGAGCAGATTGTGCCCATGCCAACGGATGCTGACGATCCAGCGATCGCTGCCCAGCGCCACAATCAGCAACTTCTAGATCTCTTTCAACCCCCGGCCGGCACCATGCCATCCCTAGATTTGATTTTGCTCGGCATAGGCGACGATGGTCATACCGCCTCCCTATTTCCCCATTCCGCTGCGCTCACCGTGAGCGATCGCCTGGTGACCGTGGGCAACAAAGATGGTCAGCCGCGGATTACCTTCACCGCCCCCTTCATCAATCAAGCTGCGACCGTCCTCTTTTTGGTGGCAGGCGCAAGCAAACAGGCCGCGCTGACCGAAATTTTTTCTGATACGGGTGACGATGCCGTCTATCCCGCTCGTTTGATTCGTCCCCAGGGCGAACTTTGGTGGCTCTTAGACACAGCAGCGGCCCAAGGCGTCCCTTCATTGCTGTAG